One stretch of Miscanthus floridulus cultivar M001 chromosome 18, ASM1932011v1, whole genome shotgun sequence DNA includes these proteins:
- the LOC136522153 gene encoding mannan endo-1,4-beta-mannosidase 6-like, whose protein sequence is MWRGTRMYSLLDVLLLLVLVYLNWLPGRGPSAGGPGGFKLPMPWLQPRMSFVGRDGTHFVDAVTGAPIYVNGWNSYWLVSARSPALSAEMLRRGRRMGLTVCRTWAFSDGGPGALQISPGRFSEPVFQMLDYVIYEARRNHARLILCLVNNLDNFGGKAQYVQWAQAAGANVTNSMDSFFSHPTIKGYYMEYVKAILTRRNSYSGIEYCDEPAIFAWELMNEPRCVSNSSGPHIQAWIEEMAAYIKSLDTKHLITVGIEGFYGPGRGERLGVNPGDWAASLCSDFIQNSAVKDIDFASVHAYPDSWLPKASMEEKVKYLSVWVDSHLNDSEYVLRKPVLFSEVGYLQHAEANSTVDGDTLLKVVYDKLYNSAKKLQAGGGALIWQLMVEDTQMYHDNFSMVARDRPSTYNLIKEQSCRLQSLYGKEGDPSWQCSLPP, encoded by the exons ATGTGGAGGGGGACGCGCATGTACAGCCTcctggacgtcctcctcctcctggtcctggtCTACCTGAACTGGCTCCCAGGCCGCGGCCCCTCCGCCGGCGGCCCCGGTGGGTTCAAGCTCCCCATGCCGTGGCTGCAGCCGCGGATGTCATTCGTGGGCCGCGACGGCACCCACTTCGTCGACGCTGTCACGGGCGCGCCGATCTACGTCAACGGCTGGAACTCGTACTGGCTCGTCTCGGCCCGGTCCCCCGCGTTGTCCGCCGAGATGCTGCGCCGCGGCCGCCGCATGGGGCTGACGGTCTGCCGCACATGGGCGTTCAGCGACGGTGGCCCCGGCGCGCTGCAGATCTCCCCAGGCCGGTTCAGCGAGCCTGTCTTCCAG ATGCTGGATTATGTGATATATGAGGCCCGAAGAAATCATGCTAGATTAATTCTATGCCTTGTCAACAATCTTGATAACTTTGGAGGGAAGGCTCAGTATGTTCAGTGGGCACAAGCAGCTGGTGCTAATGTGACAAATTCTATGGATTCCTTTTTCTCTCACCCAACTATTAAAGGTTACTACATGGAGTATGTAAAG GCAATATTAACCAGAAGAAACTCTTACAGTGGAATCGAATATTGTGATGAACCTGCTATATTTGCTTGGGAactcatgaatgagcctagatgTGTATCTAATTCATCGGGTCCTCATATTCAA GCTTGGATAGAAGAAATGGCAGCATATATTAAGAGTTTGGACACAAAGCATCTCATTACAGTTGGTATTGAAGGATTTTATGGCCCTGGGAGAGGTGAGAGGCTGGGTGTAAATCCTGGAGACTGGGCAGCTTCACTCTGCTCTGACTTCATACAGAACTCAGCTGTTAAAGATATTGATTTTGCCTCGGTTCATGCTTATCCTGATAGCTG GCTACCAAAGGCAAGTATGGAAGAAAAAGTCAAGTACCTTTCTGTCTGGGTTGATTCACACTTGAATGACAGTGAATACGTCTTGAGAAAGCCTGTCCTGTTTTCTGAAGTAGGTTACCTCCAACATGCAGAAGCTAACAGCACAGTTGATGGAGACACTCTTCTAAAAGTTGTTTATGATAAACTATACAATTCAGCAAAAAAGCTGCAGGCAGGAGGTGGTGCTCTTATTTGGCAGTTGATGGTTGAAGACACGCAGATGTACCATGATAACTTTTCCATGGTGGCACGGGATCGTCCCTCAACATATAATCTGATAAAGGAGCAGTCATGCCGACTGCAAAGTCTATATGGAAAAGAGGGGGACCCTAGTTGGCAATGCTCATTACCACCTTAG